Within Fusobacterium periodonticum ATCC 33693, the genomic segment CTAGTATTACTCCTAACACTAGAGTTGGATATCCAATACACTATATTCCTAATGCTGAATTAGAAGGTGTAGGTGGAATACCAAAAGTTGTTATTTTCTTAACAGCTGATTCTTTTGGAGTTTTACCTCCAATCTCAAGATTGAGTCAAGAAGCAGCAATGTACCACTTTGTAACTGGGTTCACTGCTAAACTTGCTGGAACTGAATTAGGAGTTAAAGAGCCTGTACCAACATTCTCAACATGTTTTGGTGAACCTTTTATGCCTATGGATCCAAGTGTATATGCTAAAATGCTTGGTGAAAGATTAGAAAAACATAATACAAAAGTTTACTTAATAAACACTGGTTGGTCTGGTGGAGCTTATGGAACAGGAAAAAGAATAAATCTAAAGTATACTCGTGCTATGGTTACAGCGGTATTGAGTGGATATTTTGATAATGCTGAATACAAACATGATGAAATATTTAATCTTGATATTCCTCAATCTTGTCCTAATGTTCCTGATGAAATTATGAATCCTATAGATACTTGGGAAGATAAAGAGCAATATGTCATAGCTGCTAAAAAGTTGGCTAACTTATTCTATAAGAACTTTAAAGAAAAATATCCAAATATGCCAGAAAATATTACAAATGCTGGTCCTAGATATAACGATTAATGAAATAATGATTAATGATAAATATCCTCTTTTTATGGATTAAGGGAACTGTTTCAACAGTTCTCTTTTTCTTTAGATAGAAAAAAGCTATTGCAAATTTAATACGCAATAGCTCTGTAATTTTATTGATTATAATATAAATTTTCAGTTGGAAAAACTTGATCTGATGTCACATCTATTCCAAGTTTTCTTAAAGATTGTTCGTCATTTCTACCTAAGATATGAGTAGAATGAGCTTGAACTCCTGTTAATTGAGAAAGCTTTGATAAAGCTAATTCAGCCATAGGATTTGTTGCTGCTGTGATACTTAGAGCAATTAATATCTCTTCACAATCTAGTGGTATATGTTTATTTTTTAAAGTCTTTTCTTTTAACTGAATAATAGGTTCTAAAATTGTTGGTGAAATTAATAATAACTCATCATCAAAATTTGAAAGATACTTTAATGAATTAAGTATGGCTGCTGAAGGTGCATCCATTAAAGAAGATTTTTTTCCTGTTATTATTTGTCCATCAGGCATTTCAAAAGCAATAGCGGAAAGTGTTTTTTGCTTATCAGATTTTTCTTCATTATTTAGAAGTTCTAATTTCTTTCTTGCAAAACTAACAACTTTTCTATCTTCTTCTTTTAAGCCCAAACTGTGCATTATAAATTCAGCTCTTTTAAATGTTTCTAAATCAGTATTTCCTTTTTTATAATCACAACCTGTTTTAAAATATCTTCTTATTATTTCTTGTTGAGAAGCTTCTCTAACAACTTCATCATCAGTAATACCAAAACCTACTCTATTAACACCCATATCTGTAGGTGATTGATAAATTGATTTTTTTCCAGTTATTTTTTCTATTATTCTTTTTAATAAAGGAAAAGCCTCAATATCTCTATTGTAGTTTACTGCTATTTCACCATACTCTTCTAAATGAAATGGATCTATCATATTAACATCATTTAAATCTACTGTTGCGGCTTCATAAGCTATATTTAATGGATGTTTTAAAGGTACATTCCAAACTGGAAAAGTTTCAAATTTAGAATATCCTACATTTCTACCTCTTTTATATTCATGGTAAAGTTGACTTAAACAAGTTGCAAGTTTTCCACTTCCAGGTCCTGGAGCAGTTACCACAACTATTGGCTTTGTTGTTTCTATATAGGCATTTTTTCCATAACCTTCATCACTAACTATTGTATCAACATCACTAGGATAACCTTTTGTTGCATAGTGTCTATATACTTTTATTCCTCTTCTTTCAAGTCTAGTGATAAAAAGATCTGTAGAAGGTCTGTCTTCATATCTTGTAATAACAACACTATTGACTTTTAGCTCATTTTCTCTTAAATCATCTATCAGTCTAAAGACGTCCATATCATAGGTAATTCCAAAGTCACCTCTTATTTTATTTCTTTCAATGTCTCCAGCATATACACAAATTATAACTTCTATTTGATCTTTAAGTTTATTTAAAACTTTTATCTTAGCATTTTCATCAAAACCAGGTAAAACTCTTTTTGCATGAAGATCTCCTAAAAGCTTTCCACCAAACTCAATGTATAATTTGTCATGCTTATTCACTCTTTCAAGTATATATTTGGATTGTTCTTCCAGATATTTAGCATGGTCAAAACCTATTTTCATTACAACATCACTACTCCCAAATTTTAAAAATAAGTATAAAAAACTATTTTTATTTTATCACAGATAAACTATTTTGTGAATAACTTTAAATTTCTATTTTATTAATTTTTTTTCTATAGCCTTATATGATTTATCTACAATTTCATCATAACTTAAGTTTTCAACTTTAATTTTATCTAAGAACTCCACAGATATTTTTCCTGGTTTAGGAAATTTCTTTCCTGTGGGGAATAATTCATAAGCACCACTTATAACATAAGGTTGTATATCTACATTTAATTCCTTAGCTAATATTGCGAAAGCTTTTTTAAATTTATTCATTTTTCCATCTCTAGTTCTTAAACCTTCAGGATAGATAGCTACATTTTTATTTTCTTTTAAAACTTTTGCAAGTATTTGCATAACCTCAGCAATATCTTTGTTAATATCAACTAAAACGACATTAGATGAATTTGCAAAAGATTTCATTATAGGACTTTTAAAATGTGCTACTGTTGCAAGAAAATATGTTTTCTTCACAAGTTTTGAAGGAACAGCATAATTGAATAAGAAACCATCTAAGAAACTTTGGTGATTTGCAACATAAATAGTTGGCTTATCCATTTCAATTTTTTCTTTTCCTTTTACTTTGACTCTAAAGAAAGTATTAAAAAGAATAGATGATATGAATTTTAAGATTACAGCTAAAAAGCTAGAACTTGGTAATTTAGCATCAGTATCTTTATTAATTATTTCTTTCCAGTTTAAATTTCCAATTTTTTCTTGATTTCTATTTTCTTTTATATAATTAGCAAGTTCTAATAATGATGGGTGCTTGGAAATTAAGTTTTCTTCTTTTACTCCAAAGTTTAAGTCTAAGAAATGTTGGAATTCAACCATATCTAGAGAATCCATACCTAAATCTATTTCAATATGAGAATCAAAGAATACTTCTTTTTCCTTGGTAGAAACTAAATATTTTTTTATTTTATTATACTCTTCAAAATCAGGTTCAGGTTTTCTTTCTTTCTTTTCAATTTTTCCTTCTAACATATCAGCTATCATAAATCTTTTTATTTTTCCAATCTTTGTTTTTGGAAAATCTTCATTTACAATTTTTACATCTAATATTTTTTTATAGTCAGGAGTTTTTTGGTTGTACTTATCAACAACTGCCCATTTTAATACTTCATAAATATTATCAACTTTTTCTTCCTTAACTTTATTAAAATCAGGATGGATAACTGCTGTTAAAATTGAATTGTATTCAGTTACAACAATTTCTGCAATAAGGTTAGTCATAGACATTAATTTTGTTTCTATATCAATAGGGTTTATATTTTTACCATTTGATAAAACTATCATTTCTTTTTTTCTACCTGTTACATATAGATAGCCATCTTTTAAAGTTCCTAGATCTCCAGTATGTAGCCAACCATCCTTATCTATTATTTCAGCTGTTGCTTCAGGATTTTTATAATATCCCTTCATTACATTTCTACCCTTAACAAGAATTTCATTATCCTCAGCTATTTTAACTTCTACATCCTTTATAACTCTTCCAGCTGAGTTTGGCATTATATCATCTTTGGGAGTATAAGCTATTATTGGAGATGTTTCTGTCATTCCATAACCTTCACAAATTTTTATTCCAAGAGTAAGAAAGTCTTCTGTTATCTGTGGATTTAATTTAGACCCTCCTGAAACGAAGAATTTAATATGTCCTCCAAAACCTTCACTTACTTTTTTAAATATCATCTTACTAAAATTTAAAGAATTTATTTTTTTAGTAAGTTTAAAAATAAATCTTGTTATTCCTTTTGAGTTTATAGTATCCATAATCTTTTTATGCATTACTTCCCAAAGTTTAGGGACTCCTATTAACATAGTTACCTTATACTTTTTCATTGCATCTATCAAAGCAACAGAAGACATATCATCAAGGAATACTATAGTAGCTGAATATAGAAGTGGCATAACTCCTGTTCCTAAAAGTGGTAAGATATGATGTAAAGGTAATAGTGCAATAGTTACATCTGTTTCTTCATACATCTTATACACATCAAGTGAATCTACATTTGCTAGAATATTATCAAATGTTAGCATAACCCCTTTAGGTTTTCCTGTTGTTCCTGATGTATATAAAATTAATGCTGTGTCTTCTTTTTCAGGTGAATTAATAACTAAGTTAGCTTCTATATTCTCATCAACTTGAATCTTATCAAATTCAACATCATCTACAATGATAAGCTCCACTTTTTTATTTAAGCTATTTAAAGCTTCCTCTACTTTTTCAAGTTGTCCTTTTGAAGTAAATATTTTTTCAACTTCTGAATTATCTATATAATATGCCAATTCCTCAGCTGTACTTGAGGCATCTATACAGACACAAGTTGCCCTATTATCCCATACAGAAAAGAAGCTATATAATAGTTCTGGTCTGTTTTCCATATAAATCATATTATTTGTAAATTCTTTTATGTTTGCATATTGTTTTATTTTTTTTGTATTTAAAATAAATTCTTTATAGCTAACAGCATTATCTTTAAAATAAAGTGCTACTTTATTTTTGTCAGTTACAATTTGCATTTATTAAAAACCCCCTTCATTTTTATAAAATAAAACTTAGTTTATTATAACAGATGTTTTTTTTATTGTATACCAAAAAAGTTAAAATTTAATTAAAAAATACTTTATAGGAAGATTTTTCTTTTTATGTTAAAATATTTACAAAATAATTGGAGGAACTAATATGGGTAAAAAAGAAGTTAAGACTGATCTTTGGGTATATGATTTACTAAAAGAAGCAAAAATATCTGATAAACTTTCAGCTCAAGGGAGTGATATAAAAGAAATAAATGAAGCTTTACAAACTGCATCTAAAAGAGGAACAGGAAATGTAGGTTTTCCTGAATATGTTGGTGTAGTAAAAGATTTTTTAATAGTAATTGAAGATAAAGCTGACACATTAAATCATTTAAAATTAAATGAAAGTGGAATAATAGCTGATGATATAACAAGTATTTGTGATTATGCAGTAAATGGAGCTTTATTCTATGGAAAACATTTGAGTAAAAATACAAACTATAAAAAAATAATTGCATTAGGAATTAGTGGAAATGAAAAAATTCATAAAATAACTCCTATATATATTAATGATAGAGGCGATTATAACATTCTTGAAGATATAGAAACTTTAATATCATTTAATGAAGATAATATTGATGAATATTATGTAAAAAAAATATTAAATGAAAATACAGATATTGAGAAAGAAACTGATGAAATATTAAAAGAAGCAAGTCAATTACATGAAGATTTAAGAAATTATGGAAATTTAGAAGAAAAAAATAAACCATTAATTGTTTCAGGGATACTTTTAGCATTAAGAGAAATTGACTCTAAAAATTTTAGTATTGATACTTTAGTTGGTGATAAAACAAAAACTGATGGACAAAAAATATATGATGCAATAAAATCAAATTTAGATAGAGCAAATGTTTCGCCTCAAGTGAAAAAAGATAAATTATTAAATCAATTTTCTATAATAAAAGATGATGTAAAAAGGTTGTTTGTCAAATAGTGTTGATAAAAAAGTTTAGACTATGACCTGACAGAATTAAGAGAATTTTTAAGTATTAAAAACTTAAGAATTCTCTTTTTTTATTAAAACTAAATCACATTATTGTATTAATTACATTAAAAAATTAAGCACTAATTGAAATAATACCTGCTTGAATTAATACGCGCTTTTTAAAATTACTGAAATTTGAATATCCAAATGCTGTNNNNNNNNNNNNNNNNNNNNNNNNNNNNNNNNNNNNNNNNNNNNNNNNNNNNNNNNNNNNNNNNNNNNNNNNNNNNNNNNNNNNNNNNNNNNNNNNNNNNNNNNNNNNNNNNNNNNNNNNNNNNNNNNNNNNNNNNNNNNNNNNNNNNNNNNNNNNNNNNNNNNNNNNNNNNNNNNNNNNNNNNNNNNNNNNNNNNNNNNNNNNNNNNNNNNNNNNNNNNNNNNNNNNNNNNNNNNNNNNNNNNNNNNNNNNNNNNNNNNNNNNNNNNNNNNNNNNNNNNNNNNNNNNNNNNNNNNNNNNNNNNNNNNNNNNNNNNNNNNNNNNNNNNNNNNNNNNNNNNNNNNNNNNNNNNNNNNNNNNNNNNNNNNNNNNNNNNNNNNNNNNNNNNNNNNNNNNNNNNNNNNNNNNNNNNNNNNNNNNNNNNNNNNNNNNNNNNNNNNNNNNNNNNNNNNNNNNNNNNNNNNNNNNNNNNNNNNNNNNNNNNNNNNNNNNNNNNNNNNNNNNNNNNNNNNNNNNNNNNNNNNNNNNNNNNNNNNNNNNNNNNNNNNNNNNNNNNNNNNNNNNNNNNNNNNNNNNNNNNNNNNNNNNNNNNNNNNNNNNNNNNNNNNNNNNNNNNNNNNNNNNNNNNNNNNNNNNNNNNNNNNNNNNNNNNNNNNNNNNNNNNNNNNNNNNNNNNNNNNNNNNNNNNNNNNNNNNNNNNNNNNNNNNNNNNNNNNNNNNNNNNNNNNNNNNNNNNNNNNNNNNNNNNNNNNNNNNNNNNNNNNAATCCTTTAAAAACTTTAATTCGATAATCCCCTTTTTGAGTAACTTGATAATATTCTTCTTCTGGAAAAGAAATATTATCATCTTGAATATTTAAGAAATTTTTGATAAGATTAGATAGAGACAATGAAATCACTTCCTTTTATGGTTATTTTGAGCGATTTAATTTTAACAGGGAAATTTTATTGTCTCAACTTTTTTTATTAAAAAATGGTATTGATAGAAATTTCTTCTATCAACACCATTTATTATACAACCTGTAAAAATTAATGAAGTTAATTCTTCATTAGGAAAAACTCCATTAAAATATTTTACAGAGTTTTTGTATAAAAGTATTTATCAAAGTATTAGATATAATAATTCAGCTGAAGATTATCTTGGTAGATTTTATGGAGAATTTATGTCTTACACTGGTGGAGACGGACAAAACTTAGGTATTGTACTTACTCCAAAACATATTACAGAACTTTTTTGTGATTTATTAGATTTAAAGACAACTGATAAAATACTAGACCCTTGTTGTGGAACAGCAGGTTTTTTGATAGCTGCCATGCATAACATGATAAAAAAAGCAAATGATGAAACTGAAATAAAAGAAATAAGAAAAAATCAATTATTTGGAATAGAAGAGAAATCATATATGTTTACAATAGCCACAACAAATATGATACTGCGTGGAGATGGCAAAAGTAATCTTGAAAACAAAGATTTTCTCAAGGAAAACCCAGCTCAATTGCAGCTAAAAGCCTGTACTGTTGGTATGATGAACCCTCCTTATTCAATGGGCTCTAAGTCCAATTCTTCTCTTTATGAGATAAATTTTATTAATCATCTATTAAATTCCATAGTAGAAGATGGAAGAGTAGCAGTTATTGTTCCTCAAAGTACATTTACAGGGAAAACTAAAGAGGAACAAAAAATAAAGGAAGAAATTTTAAAAAATCATACTTTAGAAGGTGTTATTACTTTAAATAAAAATACTTTTTATAGAGTTGGAACTAATCCTTGTATAGCAATTTTTAAAGCTCATAACAAACACCCTAAAAATAAAATATGTAAGTTTATCAATTTTGAGAATGATGGTTATAATATAAGTAAACATATAGGACTTATTGATGATGGTTCACATAGAGATAAAAAACAACATCTACTTGATGTTTGGTTTGAAAGAACTGAAGCTATAACAAAGTTTTGTGTAAAAACTACAATAGAAGCCTCAGATGAGTGGCTACATTCTTTTTATTACTTTAATGATGAGATACCAAGTGAAGAAGATTTTAGAAAAACAGTGGCTGATTATTTAACCTTTGAAGTAAATATGATAACTCATGGAAGAGGCTATTTATTTGGAATAGAAGATGATGAATTAAGATTTGATGAAATTGATATTGAAGAAGAAAGACAAGTTGCTGAAAGTGAGGAAGATTATGAGTAAGTTAACTTTAGATAGTGTGGAGTGGAGTGAATTTAAGGTAGGTGAACTATTCACAGATATCCAAAAAGGAAAATGTAAAAATGAAAATTTAGAAACAGAAGTATCTGATAATGGGATATCATATATATCAGCTACAAATAAGAATAATGGAGTGAGTAATTTTGTAAAACCAAATCATTTGATGCAAAAAGGAAATTGTATAATGTTTGTAAATCAAGGAGATGGTGGAGCTGGATACTCTGTTTATAAAAGTGAGAATTTTATTGCTACTTCTTCAACATCTTTTGGATATGCTAAATGGATAAATAAATATACAGGTATTTTTGTATCCACTATCTTAAGTCAATTAAAATCAAAATACTCTTTTGGATATGGAAGAACAGAAAAAAGACTGAAAAATGATAGAATTATGCTTCCAATAGATAAACAAGGAAAACCCAATTGGCAATTTATGGAAGATTATATAAAACAAGAAATAAAAGAACAATCTCAAAAAATAATAAATTACTATGAAAATAAAGTACTTAAATTAGGATTTAAACTATTAGATTTAGATGTTGAATGGAAAGAATTTAAGATAAAAGATATTTTTTCAATAAAATCAGTCAAGGGAAAAACTATAACAAATTATGAAAATGGAAATATACCCTATATAAGTACTTCCACTAATAATAATGGTTTAAATAATTTTATAAATACAAAAGAAAATATAAGCAATAAAAACTGCATTTCTATAGATCCAATAGGAGGAAAAGCATTTTTTCATGAGTATGATTTTGTTGGAAGAGGAGGAGCAGGTTCAGCTATAAATTTACTTTATAATGAACAACTTAATAAATATTCTGCTTTATTTGTGTGTAAAATAATAGAAAATAATGCTATTGATAAAGCATCTTATGGTATTCAATTAAATGGTAATAGATTAAAAAATTTAAAAATAATTCTACCAATAGATAGAGATGGAAATCCTCATTGGGAATATATGAGTAAATTTATACAAAATTTAGAAGTAAAAAGTATTAAAAATATAGTACAATATATATATATACAAATAAAGGAAAAATTGAAAGAATATAACTTAAAAAATATAAAATGGAAGGAATATTTTATAGAAGAAATTTGTGATATATCCTCAGGAAAGGATATATATGAAAAAGAAAGAATAGAAGGAAAAATACCTTACATAACTTCTACTTCTAATAATAATGGAATAGGATATTTTATATCAAATACTAATGAAACATTAGATGAACATATAATATCAGTTAATAGAAATGGTTCTGTAGGTTATTCTTTTTATCATAACTATAAAGCATTATTTGGTAATGATACAAGAAAATTAAAATTAAAATATCAAAATGAATTTGTTGGTAAATTTATAAGTTTTATGTTACTTCAACAAAGAGAAAAATATGGTTATGGTTATAAAATGGGCACAGCTAGATTGAAACGACAGAAAATCATGTTACCTTCAAATATAAATGGAAATCCAAATTATGATTTTATGAAAAAATATATGATTATTCAAGAAATTAAACAAATTAAAAAAATCTTAGATTACTATAATTTTTAAAAAATAAAATTTAATAGAAAATGCTACTACAAACTTAAAAGATTTTGTAATAGCATTTTTTTATTAATTATTATAAGTAAGCAATTAATAATTTTATAGTCTCAACAATTCCATCATTATGGCATCTTTCATAATGGTGTGTTGCATCTACATTTGGTCCTATGCAAGCATATTTAAAATCAAATCCTTGTAAAATTGCTGTTGTTGCATCTGAACCATATCTATTATAAACTCCTACTGTGTATTGTATTTTATTTTTATCAGCAGCTTCTTGAAGTTTCTTTCTTAAAGTATAGTCATAAGGACTTCTACTATCTTTTGCAATAATATTAGTTTTCTTTTCATCACCATGAGCATCTTCTCCAGCAACAAGTCCAATATCAACTGCTATGAATTCATCTAAATCTTCAGGAAAAACTGAAACTCCATGTCCAATTTCTTCATAATTAGAAAAATAAATATATAAATCAGTTCTTGGTTTTAATTTATTATCTTTTAAATATTTTAAATAAGTTAAAATTTGTGCCACACAAAGCTTATCATCTAAGTATCTTGATTTAATATAGCCATTTTCTAAAATTCTTGTACGTGGATCAAGAGAAACAAAATCTCCTTGTAATATTCCTAGTTTAAAAACATCCTCAGCTGTTTTTACATCTTCATCTATTCTTATTTCCATTGTTTCTTCTGTTCTTGGCATTTCTCTTGCAACATCTCCATAAACATGGACAGAAGCTTTAATTGGAAGTATAGTTCCTGTGTATGTCTTTTCAGAAAGAGTATGTATTGTTACATGTTCTCCTTCAACAGAGCCCCATGCAAAACCTCCAACATTTGTAATTTCAAGTCTACCATTCTTCTTAACTTTTTTTACTACTGCACCTAATGTATCAACATGGGCTGAGATCATTTTTCTATAATTAGAATCTTTTCCTTTAACATAAGCAATCAATGCACCTTTTTTTGTTATATTATATTTCTTTACTCCTAAGCTTTCTAATTCTTTTCTTACCCATTCAATAGCATTATGAGTATATCCCACTGGACTTGGTATTGCTAAAAGTTCTACTGTTTTCTTTAATGTATATTTTAAATCTATATTCATTTTTTAGTTCATCTCCTTATAATAAAATATAGGGAGCCATTGTAAACTTAATTTATTTACAATAGCTCCAATAAAATTTTATTTAATTTCTAAATTTTTAAATTTATGCATAGTAGTTGGATCATATTCAAATCCTTTTACTCTCTTATTTATACCAATATTTTCATTTTTATTGTATAGAACAATAAGAGGAGAATCATTTTGAGAAATTATTTGTGCATTCTTAAAGTGTTCTTTTCTTTCTTCAGGACTTAAAGCTACTCTTGCTGCTTCAACTTGTTTATCAAATTCTGGATTTGAGTAACGAGCTCTGTTTCCAGGGAAACCTATTGATTTACTATCTAATAGAGGATATAGAACTATATCAGCATCTGAAGTTCCAGAAATCCAACCTCCTAAGTATGCTGTAAAATCTCCTTCTCCTGTTTTTTGAAGATATGTTCCCCATTCAAGAGTTTCAATAGTCATTTCAATTCCAACATCTTTTAAGTTGGCTTGAATTATTTGTGCAACTTGTAATCTTACTGGACTATCATTTACATAAAGAGCAAATTTTGTATCTTTTACACCTGATTTTTCAATCAATTCTTTAGCTTTTTCTACATCATAAGGATATTCTTCTAAACCATCATAATAACCAAAAACATTTGGATTTACTATTGATTTTGCAACTTTTCCTCTTCCAGAGAAAATAGAGTCAATTATGCTTTTCTTATCTATAGCATAGTTTAAAGCTACTCTAAAATCTTTATTATCAAATGGAGCCTTTTCTACATTTAAACAAATATATTCTGTTGCTGTAGTTGGTTCAGAAATTAATTCTAATTTATCATTAGCTTCTATAGTTTGAGTTGAAACTGGTGGCATACCAGTAGCTATATCAACTTCTCCTGTTTCTAGTGCAGCTAGCATACTTGTATCTTCTGGAATAGATCTAAAAGTTATCTTTTCAACTTTTGGAGCTCCTTCAAAGTAATCTTTAAAAGCTTCTAATTCAATCTTTTCTCCATCATTATAAGCAACTAACTTAAATGCACCTGTTCCCATTGGAGCAATTGATAAATCATTTCCTGCTTCTACATATTTCTTATTTACTATAGAAGTTATTGGGTGAGCTAAGTTATACAACATAGCTGAAGAAGGACTTTTTAATAAGATTTTTATTTCATAATCATTAATCTTTTCAACCTTATCAATTTCTTCTACCATTATTGATGATCCAGGTTTTTCTTTCATTCTTTCAAAACTAAAAAGAACATCATCTGCTGTTAATTCAGTTCCATCATGAAATTTAACACCCTTTTTTAAAACAACATCTAATTCCTTATCATTTTTATATTCATAACTTTCAGCCAATTCTGGTTTTATACTTCCATCTTTTTCTCTTGAAAATAATGTATTATAGAATTGACGTGAAACTAATAAGTCAGGAATAGAGTTGTACATATGAGGATCAAGTGACTTGGGTTTTGCTCCTTGTCCTATAACAACTGTATTACCATTAGGGCTTTCATTTTTACTTTCTCCACAACCAATTAAAAATAACGAAAACAACATTAAAACATAAATAAACTTCTTCATAATATCATCTCCTTAAAAAAATTGCTTACACTTATTTTGGATATATTAAATTTTCTTCCTTTATATTGTTTAATGTTTCTTCTAAAAATTTTTGTGCTTCATATCTTGCCATTGGTAAGTTTTGATCTAAATAATTTCCACATTCAATTGCAGAAGCTCCTGGAATATCTCCTTCAAATTTACTAATGAATTCAAAAAGTTCTTTTATAAGTTCAACTACTTCTTTTGACTCTAATTTACCCTTTAAAATAAGGTAAAGTCCTGTTCTACATCCCATAGGTCCAAAGTAGATAATATCATTTTTTCTAGTAGGATGATTTCTTAAAAATGTAGCTCCTAAATGTTCTATTGTATGTAACTCTGCTATATTTATTACAGGTTCTCTATTAGGTAACTTCATTCTAATATCAAAAGTTGTCAGATAGTTTCCATTTATTTCATCAAGTCTTGACACATAAATTCCCCTATTAAGTTTTTTA encodes:
- a CDS encoding DUF1846 domain-containing protein is translated as MKIGFDHAKYLEEQSKYILERVNKHDKLYIEFGGKLLGDLHAKRVLPGFDENAKIKVLNKLKDQIEVIICVYAGDIERNKIRGDFGITYDMDVFRLIDDLRENELKVNSVVITRYEDRPSTDLFITRLERRGIKVYRHYATKGYPSDVDTIVSDEGYGKNAYIETTKPIVVVTAPGPGSGKLATCLSQLYHEYKRGRNVGYSKFETFPVWNVPLKHPLNIAYEAATVDLNDVNMIDPFHLEEYGEIAVNYNRDIEAFPLLKRIIEKITGKKSIYQSPTDMGVNRVGFGITDDEVVREASQQEIIRRYFKTGCDYKKGNTDLETFKRAEFIMHSLGLKEEDRKVVSFARKKLELLNNEEKSDKQKTLSAIAFEMPDGQIITGKKSSLMDAPSAAILNSLKYLSNFDDELLLISPTILEPIIQLKEKTLKNKHIPLDCEEILIALSITAATNPMAELALSKLSQLTGVQAHSTHILGRNDEQSLRKLGIDVTSDQVFPTENLYYNQ
- a CDS encoding AMP-binding protein, producing the protein MQIVTDKNKVALYFKDNAVSYKEFILNTKKIKQYANIKEFTNNMIYMENRPELLYSFFSVWDNRATCVCIDASSTAEELAYYIDNSEVEKIFTSKGQLEKVEEALNSLNKKVELIIVDDVEFDKIQVDENIEANLVINSPEKEDTALILYTSGTTGKPKGVMLTFDNILANVDSLDVYKMYEETDVTIALLPLHHILPLLGTGVMPLLYSATIVFLDDMSSVALIDAMKKYKVTMLIGVPKLWEVMHKKIMDTINSKGITRFIFKLTKKINSLNFSKMIFKKVSEGFGGHIKFFVSGGSKLNPQITEDFLTLGIKICEGYGMTETSPIIAYTPKDDIMPNSAGRVIKDVEVKIAEDNEILVKGRNVMKGYYKNPEATAEIIDKDGWLHTGDLGTLKDGYLYVTGRKKEMIVLSNGKNINPIDIETKLMSMTNLIAEIVVTEYNSILTAVIHPDFNKVKEEKVDNIYEVLKWAVVDKYNQKTPDYKKILDVKIVNEDFPKTKIGKIKRFMIADMLEGKIEKKERKPEPDFEEYNKIKKYLVSTKEKEVFFDSHIEIDLGMDSLDMVEFQHFLDLNFGVKEENLISKHPSLLELANYIKENRNQEKIGNLNWKEIINKDTDAKLPSSSFLAVILKFISSILFNTFFRVKVKGKEKIEMDKPTIYVANHQSFLDGFLFNYAVPSKLVKKTYFLATVAHFKSPIMKSFANSSNVVLVDINKDIAEVMQILAKVLKENKNVAIYPEGLRTRDGKMNKFKKAFAILAKELNVDIQPYVISGAYELFPTGKKFPKPGKISVEFLDKIKVENLSYDEIVDKSYKAIEKKLIK
- a CDS encoding HsdM family class I SAM-dependent methyltransferase, with the translated sequence MYKSIYQSIRYNNSAEDYLGRFYGEFMSYTGGDGQNLGIVLTPKHITELFCDLLDLKTTDKILDPCCGTAGFLIAAMHNMIKKANDETEIKEIRKNQLFGIEEKSYMFTIATTNMILRGDGKSNLENKDFLKENPAQLQLKACTVGMMNPPYSMGSKSNSSLYEINFINHLLNSIVEDGRVAVIVPQSTFTGKTKEEQKIKEEILKNHTLEGVITLNKNTFYRVGTNPCIAIFKAHNKHPKNKICKFINFENDGYNISKHIGLIDDGSHRDKKQHLLDVWFERTEAITKFCVKTTIEASDEWLHSFYYFNDEIPSEEDFRKTVADYLTFEVNMITHGRGYLFGIEDDELRFDEIDIEEERQVAESEEDYE
- a CDS encoding restriction endonuclease subunit S; translation: MSKLTLDSVEWSEFKVGELFTDIQKGKCKNENLETEVSDNGISYISATNKNNGVSNFVKPNHLMQKGNCIMFVNQGDGGAGYSVYKSENFIATSSTSFGYAKWINKYTGIFVSTILSQLKSKYSFGYGRTEKRLKNDRIMLPIDKQGKPNWQFMEDYIKQEIKEQSQKIINYYENKVLKLGFKLLDLDVEWKEFKIKDIFSIKSVKGKTITNYENGNIPYISTSTNNNGLNNFINTKENISNKNCISIDPIGGKAFFHEYDFVGRGGAGSAINLLYNEQLNKYSALFVCKIIENNAIDKASYGIQLNGNRLKNLKIILPIDRDGNPHWEYMSKFIQNLEVKSIKNIVQYIYIQIKEKLKEYNLKNIKWKEYFIEEICDISSGKDIYEKERIEGKIPYITSTSNNNGIGYFISNTNETLDEHIISVNRNGSVGYSFYHNYKALFGNDTRKLKLKYQNEFVGKFISFMLLQQREKYGYGYKMGTARLKRQKIMLPSNINGNPNYDFMKKYMIIQEIKQIKKILDYYNF
- a CDS encoding M42 family metallopeptidase codes for the protein MNIDLKYTLKKTVELLAIPSPVGYTHNAIEWVRKELESLGVKKYNITKKGALIAYVKGKDSNYRKMISAHVDTLGAVVKKVKKNGRLEITNVGGFAWGSVEGEHVTIHTLSEKTYTGTILPIKASVHVYGDVAREMPRTEETMEIRIDEDVKTAEDVFKLGILQGDFVSLDPRTRILENGYIKSRYLDDKLCVAQILTYLKYLKDNKLKPRTDLYIYFSNYEEIGHGVSVFPEDLDEFIAVDIGLVAGEDAHGDEKKTNIIAKDSRSPYDYTLRKKLQEAADKNKIQYTVGVYNRYGSDATTAILQGFDFKYACIGPNVDATHHYERCHNDGIVETIKLLIAYL